In one window of Tumebacillus algifaecis DNA:
- a CDS encoding DUF4129 domain-containing protein, translated as MNKAIRKVILFGLASQAFAVTTMFTILSGLLEHGTRYIPAFAGTAVALILVAMLVYRRNNLTERRTFLIAGMVTMGLGVAGMAWIDSAQLLFPLLIFGGLGAFMLLRMSQTIDDMRYIRQSLLDQYKLDLQLIFAFIVFTIFFQDDSTWQTKMVPFFVIFLFLRMTALSMASRLQRGVKGNTTRLETLQNNLPALFVGVILIAAWVLNTIGVPVFRWFVGIAMTVLGPIFYAVGHIVEYLANWLSGHKNPDGQKVIDDLIEGIGVPPDEDFYFDSDAWNPFNETTLFVLAAIGLAILILYFFRRMKRAQQLQAAIGIVEMREFIHSDKPQKGNVQAAPASGRLTEMRKIYRRFLHAMKQTGHKRNKGETALEYIQKISSQQPDLQSSMQELTDYYMQERYGDRSVQDQLPRADSLSRELSGPDKK; from the coding sequence ATGAACAAAGCGATTCGCAAGGTGATCTTGTTCGGTCTGGCCAGCCAAGCGTTTGCCGTGACGACGATGTTCACCATCTTGAGTGGTCTGCTCGAACACGGTACGCGCTACATTCCAGCCTTTGCCGGGACGGCGGTCGCGCTGATTCTCGTCGCTATGCTCGTCTATCGTCGCAACAACCTCACGGAGCGTCGGACCTTTCTGATTGCAGGCATGGTGACGATGGGGCTTGGTGTGGCTGGGATGGCCTGGATCGACTCCGCCCAGCTGCTCTTCCCGTTGCTGATCTTTGGCGGCCTGGGCGCGTTCATGCTCCTGCGGATGAGCCAAACGATCGACGACATGCGCTACATCCGGCAGTCCCTGCTCGACCAATACAAGCTCGATCTCCAGTTGATCTTCGCCTTTATCGTCTTCACGATCTTTTTCCAAGATGACTCCACTTGGCAGACGAAAATGGTGCCCTTTTTTGTCATCTTCCTGTTCCTGCGAATGACGGCGCTTTCGATGGCCTCTCGCCTGCAACGTGGCGTCAAAGGAAACACGACGCGGCTGGAAACCCTGCAAAACAATCTGCCCGCCCTCTTTGTCGGTGTCATCCTGATCGCCGCGTGGGTACTGAACACGATCGGCGTTCCCGTTTTCAGATGGTTCGTCGGCATCGCCATGACTGTGTTAGGACCGATCTTTTATGCGGTTGGCCATATCGTCGAATACTTGGCCAACTGGCTGAGCGGTCATAAAAATCCCGACGGCCAGAAAGTGATCGACGATCTCATAGAAGGCATTGGCGTACCGCCAGACGAGGATTTTTACTTTGATAGCGACGCGTGGAACCCCTTCAACGAAACGACCCTGTTCGTGCTGGCGGCGATTGGGCTGGCGATCCTGATTCTGTATTTCTTCCGGCGGATGAAGCGGGCACAGCAGTTGCAGGCGGCGATCGGCATCGTCGAGATGCGCGAATTTATCCACAGCGACAAGCCGCAAAAAGGTAACGTGCAGGCTGCACCCGCATCCGGTAGGCTGACGGAGATGCGCAAGATCTATCGCCGTTTCCTGCACGCGATGAAACAGACTGGGCACAAGCGGAACAAAGGTGAGACTGCGCTCGAATACATTCAAAAAATCTCGAGCCAACAGCCCGACTTACAGTCCTCAATGCAGGAGTTGACCGACTATTATATGCAGGAGCGTTACGGAGATCGCTCGGTGCAAGACCAACTTCCGCGTGCCGACTCGCTCAGCCGCGAATTGTCTGGCCCTGACAAGAAATAA
- a CDS encoding GNAT family N-acetyltransferase has protein sequence MQYRLITALDQLTQTALTELSTLIKEAWRKVYINLGVYSDAYERDESFWGCSMIEKELKAGHRWLIAYENDRCIAAVLLEQTEPALMLRLLGVHPDHQGRSLGAALIGQAEQIARSEGSPSLTLFTSSLLTTLVAFYERLGFQMFKRESVTRFGLNYDRVFLQKLLN, from the coding sequence ATGCAATACCGACTGATCACCGCTCTCGACCAACTCACCCAAACCGCCCTCACCGAACTTTCTACTCTGATTAAAGAAGCGTGGCGTAAAGTCTACATCAACCTCGGAGTCTACAGCGATGCCTACGAACGCGATGAATCATTCTGGGGCTGCTCGATGATCGAGAAAGAGCTGAAAGCTGGCCACCGCTGGCTTATCGCTTATGAAAACGATCGGTGCATCGCCGCTGTGCTGCTTGAACAAACAGAGCCAGCCCTGATGCTCCGCCTGTTGGGCGTGCATCCCGATCACCAAGGACGAAGCCTCGGCGCCGCTTTGATCGGCCAAGCGGAGCAGATCGCTCGGTCGGAAGGCAGCCCGAGCCTGACCCTGTTCACGTCAAGCCTGCTCACCACCTTGGTAGCGTTTTATGAACGACTCGGCTTTCAAATGTTCAAACGAGAATCGGTCACCAGATTTGGACTCAACTATGATCGCGTGTTCCTGCAAAAATTATTGAACTAA
- a CDS encoding thiolase family protein, whose protein sequence is MKNVYLVSAVRSAITSFGGSFKEMLPSDLASQVLSRAVERAGIEKSQVEEVILGHCIQRTDEPNTARTAALKAGFPNTVPGYTIQRQCGSGMQAILSGMQQIQTGYADIVLAGGVEVMSSSPHVLKQNRWGQRLQHSTLFDTVWEVLTDPLTGDMMGHTAENLAEKYNISREEQDLLALESHQKALAALEAGRFEKEVVPITVQAGRGKTIEVTRDEHPRADISADKLAKLRPSFQADGGTVTAGNSSGLNDGACAVVLMSEEKVHELGVTPLAKIVAGAVAGVEPELMGYGPVPAVQKLLGQTSLTAADIDLWEINEAFAAQYIAVEKLLDLDRSKVNVNGSGISLGHPVGATGARIVTTLAHELHHRGLTRGIATLCIGGGMGLALMIERT, encoded by the coding sequence ATGAAAAACGTCTATCTTGTCTCGGCAGTCCGTTCCGCGATCACATCGTTTGGCGGCTCGTTCAAGGAAATGTTGCCGTCCGACCTGGCTTCCCAAGTGCTGAGCCGAGCGGTTGAGCGTGCAGGCATCGAAAAGTCGCAGGTCGAGGAAGTCATCCTCGGCCACTGCATCCAGCGCACCGACGAGCCGAACACCGCCCGCACCGCCGCATTGAAAGCGGGCTTCCCCAATACGGTGCCGGGCTACACGATCCAGCGCCAGTGCGGTTCTGGCATGCAGGCGATCCTGTCTGGGATGCAACAGATTCAAACAGGTTACGCCGACATCGTCCTCGCGGGTGGTGTCGAGGTGATGTCCTCATCGCCGCATGTGCTCAAGCAAAACAGATGGGGCCAGCGTCTCCAGCACAGCACCCTTTTTGACACAGTCTGGGAAGTGCTGACCGACCCGCTCACTGGCGACATGATGGGGCACACGGCGGAGAACCTCGCTGAAAAATACAATATCTCCCGCGAAGAGCAGGACCTGCTCGCGCTCGAATCACACCAAAAGGCGCTCGCCGCTCTCGAAGCGGGTCGCTTTGAAAAAGAGGTCGTGCCGATTACCGTGCAAGCTGGGCGCGGCAAGACGATCGAAGTCACCCGCGACGAACACCCGCGTGCTGACATATCGGCAGACAAACTGGCCAAACTGCGCCCTTCCTTTCAAGCGGATGGTGGAACGGTCACCGCAGGCAACTCATCGGGCCTCAACGACGGGGCTTGTGCGGTCGTCCTGATGTCCGAAGAGAAAGTGCATGAGCTTGGCGTCACACCGCTTGCGAAAATCGTCGCCGGTGCAGTCGCAGGTGTTGAACCAGAGTTGATGGGCTATGGCCCGGTGCCTGCGGTGCAAAAGTTGCTCGGACAGACGAGTCTCACCGCCGCGGACATCGATCTCTGGGAGATCAACGAAGCGTTCGCCGCCCAATATATCGCCGTCGAAAAACTGCTCGATCTCGATCGTTCGAAGGTGAACGTCAACGGTTCGGGCATCTCGCTCGGTCATCCTGTCGGGGCAACGGGCGCGCGCATCGTTACGACTCTTGCTCACGAACTGCACCACCGCGGTCTCACCCGCGGCATTGCCACCTTGTGCATTGGCGGGGGCATGGGCCTCGCGCTCATGATCGAACGCACGTAA
- a CDS encoding class II fumarate hydratase produces the protein MNEQFRVSRDSLGEVKVPVDAYYGPQTERAKHNFPISGLRLPRRFIRAQGIIKLCAARANHAVGALDGEVAGAIISAAQEVINGDFDHQFVVDVYQAGAGTSQNMNANEVIASRASELLGGERGDTSRVHPNDHVNMAQSTNDTIHVALNIAAFEGIYHDLLPVLKRFEDTLRTKAAEFDPIVKSGRTHLQDAVPIRLGQEFGGYAQAVENRRLLLEKTARSLLEIGLGGNAVGTGINAHPEYSETAIRMIGEYTGVGFVPPQNFFTFVQNPEAAVGVSGALRALAITINKISNDLRLLASGPRTGFAELKLPAVQPGSSIMPGKVNPVMAEMMNMICHQVIGFDACIASAGGQSQLELNVMMPVLAYNLLQAIHILANGISAFNEKCVRGLEADAERCQHFAEMSTALATSLNPLVGYDRAAEIAKTAYRTGRTVREVAKEQGIDEAALQELLDIRSLTGNH, from the coding sequence ATGAACGAGCAGTTTCGTGTGTCCCGCGATTCACTCGGCGAGGTCAAAGTTCCAGTCGATGCTTATTATGGCCCGCAGACGGAGCGTGCCAAGCACAATTTCCCGATCTCCGGACTGCGCCTGCCGCGTCGTTTCATCCGCGCTCAAGGGATCATCAAACTCTGCGCGGCTCGTGCGAACCACGCTGTTGGCGCACTTGATGGCGAAGTAGCTGGCGCGATCATCTCCGCCGCGCAGGAAGTGATCAACGGCGATTTTGACCATCAATTTGTCGTCGATGTATATCAGGCTGGGGCGGGAACATCACAAAACATGAACGCCAACGAAGTGATCGCCTCCCGCGCTTCCGAACTGCTCGGCGGCGAACGCGGTGACACGTCCCGCGTTCATCCGAACGACCATGTCAACATGGCGCAGTCCACCAACGACACGATCCACGTCGCCTTGAACATCGCGGCGTTTGAAGGCATCTATCACGATCTGTTGCCTGTGCTGAAGCGCTTCGAAGACACACTGCGGACGAAAGCGGCAGAGTTCGATCCGATTGTCAAATCGGGCCGCACCCATCTTCAGGACGCGGTGCCGATTCGCTTGGGTCAAGAGTTCGGAGGCTACGCACAGGCGGTTGAAAACCGTCGCCTGCTGCTGGAAAAAACGGCTCGATCGTTGTTGGAAATCGGCTTGGGCGGCAATGCAGTGGGCACGGGGATCAATGCGCATCCCGAATATTCGGAGACGGCGATCCGCATGATCGGGGAGTACACCGGAGTCGGCTTCGTACCGCCACAAAACTTTTTTACCTTCGTCCAGAACCCGGAAGCGGCAGTGGGAGTGAGCGGTGCGCTGCGTGCACTTGCCATCACGATCAACAAAATTTCCAACGATCTGCGCCTGCTCGCATCTGGCCCGCGCACCGGATTTGCAGAGCTCAAGCTACCTGCGGTCCAGCCTGGCTCTTCGATCATGCCAGGGAAAGTCAATCCGGTGATGGCGGAGATGATGAACATGATCTGCCATCAGGTGATCGGCTTTGACGCCTGTATCGCATCGGCTGGTGGACAGTCCCAATTGGAGTTGAACGTCATGATGCCAGTGCTGGCCTACAACCTGCTCCAAGCGATCCACATCTTGGCGAACGGGATCAGCGCCTTCAACGAGAAGTGTGTCCGCGGTCTCGAAGCGGACGCCGAGCGCTGCCAACACTTTGCCGAAATGAGCACCGCCTTAGCGACCTCGCTCAATCCGCTCGTCGGCTATGACCGTGCAGCCGAGATCGCGAAGACGGCGTACCGCACCGGGCGGACGGTTCGCGAAGTGGCCAAGGAACAAGGGATAGATGAAGCTGCTCTGCAAGAGTTGCTCGACATTCGCAGCCTAACTGGGAATCATTGA
- a CDS encoding proline dehydrogenase family protein — MSFSRKIVLSVAENKLVSGFIKKYGMKLGAARFVAGETLKEAIEQVRLLNKEGLVVTLDHLGEFVFDEAEARASTQACLDVLDAIHESGVVSNLSLKMTSLGLDLSKELCLKHMHLILDKARQYDNFVRIDMEDYAHLDVTMEIFDELKREYGKHVGLVIQAYLYRTVDDMKRLENEYETMNLRLVKGAYMESPKVAFPNKAEVDTNYLKIIDMHLQSGHFAAVATHDDNAINHTKQFVKQHNIPNEQFEFQMLYGVRPETQRELVKEGYAMRVYVPYGNDWYGYFSRRIAERPANAFFIIKNMFRK, encoded by the coding sequence TTGTCATTTAGCCGTAAGATCGTTCTTTCTGTCGCTGAAAATAAGCTGGTCAGCGGTTTTATTAAAAAGTATGGGATGAAACTGGGTGCAGCTCGCTTTGTGGCAGGTGAAACCTTGAAAGAAGCGATCGAACAGGTACGGTTGCTGAACAAGGAAGGCTTGGTCGTGACGCTCGACCATCTGGGCGAGTTCGTGTTTGACGAGGCCGAAGCAAGAGCTTCGACGCAAGCCTGCTTGGACGTATTGGATGCGATCCATGAAAGCGGTGTCGTATCCAACCTGTCGCTGAAAATGACTTCGCTCGGTCTGGACCTGAGCAAGGAATTGTGTTTGAAACACATGCATCTGATCCTCGACAAAGCACGTCAGTATGACAATTTTGTCCGCATCGACATGGAAGACTACGCGCATCTTGATGTGACGATGGAGATCTTCGATGAGTTGAAGCGTGAATATGGCAAACATGTCGGCCTCGTCATTCAGGCGTACCTGTACCGCACGGTTGACGACATGAAACGTCTGGAAAACGAATATGAAACGATGAACCTGCGTCTGGTCAAAGGCGCTTACATGGAATCGCCGAAGGTGGCCTTCCCGAACAAGGCGGAAGTGGACACCAACTACCTGAAGATCATCGACATGCATCTGCAATCCGGTCATTTTGCTGCGGTTGCGACGCACGATGACAACGCGATCAACCACACGAAACAATTTGTGAAACAGCACAACATCCCGAATGAGCAGTTTGAATTCCAAATGCTCTATGGTGTGCGCCCGGAGACACAGCGCGAATTGGTGAAAGAAGGCTACGCGATGCGCGTCTATGTACCATACGGCAACGACTGGTATGGCTACTTCTCCCGCCGCATTGCCGAACGTCCGGCCAATGCGTTCTTCATCATCAAAAACATGTTCCGCAAATAG
- the pruA gene encoding L-glutamate gamma-semialdehyde dehydrogenase, with protein MGVNVFKNEPFTDFSNPEQKRAMEAALDLVASQLGGEYDLVINGKRISTEGKSVSINPSNKDQVIGHIAKADQAQAEEAMQSALSAFAWWKAVPAKERARVLLRASAIMRRRKHEFSAWLVYEAGKNWGEADADTAEAIDFLEFYAREMVRLAEDQNLTRMEGEDNELSYIPLGVGIVIPPWNFPLAIMAGMTAAAVVSGNTVVLKPATPTPVIAAKFVELLEEAGLPAGVVNFVPGSGAVIGDYLVDHPKTRFISFTGSKEVGVRIYERAAKVHPGQIWLKRVVAEMGGKDALVVDKGVDVKEAAQAIVASAFGFSGQKCSACSRAILHEDIYDEVLAHVVELTKKLTVGPSHEYNIGLGPVVDESAYNNILNYIEIGKGEGRVLAGGGKAEGNGFFIEPTVIADVDRNSRVAQEEIFGPVLAVIKAKDFDDALDIANSTEFGLTGGVFSNDRFNLAKARETFHVGNLYFNRKITGALVGVQPFGGFNMSGTDSKAGGYDYLLQFTQAKVVVERY; from the coding sequence ATGGGCGTTAACGTTTTCAAGAACGAACCATTTACCGATTTCAGCAATCCTGAGCAAAAGCGTGCGATGGAAGCTGCACTCGATCTGGTAGCATCACAACTTGGCGGTGAGTATGACCTGGTCATCAACGGCAAGCGCATTTCGACCGAAGGCAAGTCCGTTTCGATCAACCCGTCGAACAAAGACCAAGTGATCGGTCACATCGCGAAGGCTGACCAAGCTCAAGCTGAGGAAGCGATGCAATCCGCTCTGTCCGCTTTTGCATGGTGGAAAGCAGTTCCGGCTAAAGAGCGCGCGCGAGTGTTGCTTCGCGCATCGGCGATCATGCGCCGCCGCAAGCACGAGTTCTCCGCATGGCTCGTATACGAAGCGGGTAAAAACTGGGGCGAGGCTGATGCTGATACGGCAGAAGCGATCGACTTCCTCGAATTCTATGCGCGTGAGATGGTTCGCCTCGCAGAAGATCAGAACCTGACTCGCATGGAAGGCGAAGACAACGAGCTGTCCTATATTCCGCTGGGCGTCGGCATCGTCATCCCGCCGTGGAACTTCCCGCTCGCGATCATGGCTGGTATGACGGCTGCGGCTGTCGTTTCTGGTAACACTGTCGTCCTGAAACCGGCAACTCCGACTCCGGTCATCGCAGCGAAATTTGTGGAGTTGCTCGAAGAAGCAGGTCTCCCGGCTGGCGTTGTCAACTTCGTTCCGGGCTCCGGCGCTGTGATCGGCGACTATCTGGTTGACCATCCGAAGACTCGCTTCATCTCCTTCACCGGTTCTAAAGAAGTCGGCGTTCGCATCTACGAGCGCGCAGCAAAAGTACATCCGGGCCAAATCTGGCTCAAGCGTGTCGTTGCAGAGATGGGCGGCAAAGACGCACTCGTCGTTGACAAAGGCGTCGATGTGAAAGAAGCGGCTCAAGCGATCGTTGCATCCGCATTCGGCTTCTCCGGTCAAAAGTGCTCGGCGTGCTCCCGTGCGATCCTGCACGAAGACATCTACGACGAAGTGTTGGCACACGTGGTCGAACTGACCAAGAAGCTGACCGTCGGTCCGTCACACGAATACAACATCGGCCTCGGCCCGGTGGTGGACGAGTCTGCCTACAACAACATCCTCAACTACATCGAGATCGGCAAAGGCGAAGGCCGCGTGCTCGCAGGCGGCGGCAAAGCGGAAGGCAACGGTTTCTTCATCGAGCCGACCGTCATCGCAGACGTTGACCGCAACTCGCGCGTCGCACAAGAAGAGATCTTTGGTCCGGTGCTTGCTGTGATCAAAGCGAAAGACTTCGACGATGCGCTTGACATCGCGAACTCCACCGAATTTGGTCTGACCGGCGGTGTGTTCTCCAACGACCGCTTCAACTTGGCGAAAGCTCGTGAAACGTTCCATGTCGGCAACCTGTACTTCAACCGCAAGATCACAGGCGCGCTCGTCGGCGTGCAACCGTTCGGCGGTTTCAACATGTCGGGCACCGACTCCAAAGCGGGCGGCTATGACTACCTGCTGCAATTCACCCAAGCAAAAGTTGTGGTGGAGCGCTACTAA
- the hemE gene encoding uroporphyrinogen decarboxylase, whose product MTFNDTFLRAIRNEKVDHVPVWYMRQAGRYQASYLKIKEKHSLMQICEIPDLCAEVTLSPVRDHNVDAAILYSDIMIPVKPMGVNVDIVAGIGPVIDNPIRVLKDVQALRPLEPEADLPKTMETIRILRGELNVPLIGFAGAPFTLASYMVEGKPSRDYHKTKRMMYAAPDVWFALMDKLGEMVVTYMKAQVAAGAQAIQIFDSWIGALSPRDYEHYVFPTMKRIFEGLRDVPVPKIYFGVNTGHLLNLWKQLPIDVIGVDWRVPLNVASERVGNSFALQGNLDPVYLLAPFEVLQEEVKRIIDLGLAHGGGYVFNLGHGLFPEVSEEVVTKLTAFIHEYSAGRLRG is encoded by the coding sequence ATGACCTTTAACGATACGTTTTTACGAGCAATTCGCAATGAAAAAGTTGACCATGTGCCGGTCTGGTACATGCGTCAAGCGGGCCGCTACCAAGCATCTTACCTCAAAATTAAAGAAAAGCACTCTCTGATGCAGATCTGCGAAATCCCCGATCTCTGTGCGGAAGTCACACTCTCTCCGGTGCGCGATCACAACGTCGATGCGGCGATCTTGTACTCTGACATCATGATTCCGGTCAAGCCGATGGGCGTGAATGTGGACATCGTGGCTGGCATTGGACCTGTGATCGACAACCCGATCCGCGTATTGAAAGACGTGCAAGCGCTCCGACCACTCGAGCCGGAAGCAGACCTGCCGAAAACGATGGAAACGATCCGCATTTTGCGCGGCGAACTGAACGTACCGCTGATCGGCTTTGCAGGTGCACCATTCACCCTCGCTTCCTACATGGTCGAAGGCAAACCATCCCGCGACTACCATAAGACCAAGCGTATGATGTACGCCGCTCCGGACGTGTGGTTCGCCCTGATGGACAAGCTCGGCGAGATGGTCGTCACCTACATGAAAGCGCAAGTGGCAGCAGGTGCCCAAGCGATTCAGATCTTCGACTCCTGGATCGGTGCCCTGTCCCCGCGCGACTACGAGCACTATGTGTTCCCGACGATGAAGCGCATCTTCGAAGGACTGCGCGACGTTCCTGTTCCGAAAATTTACTTTGGCGTCAATACGGGCCATCTGCTCAACCTGTGGAAACAGCTGCCGATCGACGTGATCGGCGTTGACTGGCGTGTGCCGCTGAACGTGGCGAGCGAGCGCGTCGGCAATAGTTTCGCGCTGCAAGGCAACCTCGACCCGGTCTACCTGTTGGCACCGTTTGAAGTCCTGCAAGAGGAAGTCAAACGCATCATCGACCTCGGCCTCGCGCACGGCGGCGGCTACGTCTTCAACCTCGGGCACGGCCTGTTCCCGGAAGTGTCAGAAGAGGTGGTCACCAAGTTGACCGCCTTCATCCATGAGTATTCTGCAGGGAGACTGCGTGGATGA
- the hemH gene encoding ferrochelatase, translating into MSKKVIGILAMAYGTPSSVEEILPYYTHIRRGRPPEPQQLQELTERYEAIGGLSPLNEITAAQAQGLERTLHELNPAADYRVYTGMKHAHPFIEETVQQMVADGIEEAIGVVWAPHYSTMSIGTYIKSAEEAREKWGGPQAISYVESWHVQPLFIDSTAKRVAAALAQFPAEERASVPVVFTAHSLPERILQLGDPYPRQIEETGAAVTAQIGHNNWFTGWQSAGRTPEPWLGPDILDVIREQHAQGVTSIVICPVGFVSDHLEVQYDIDIEAKQLADELGMKLVRVASPNDEPLFLQAVATAVLEQAKKG; encoded by the coding sequence ATGAGTAAAAAGGTGATCGGAATTTTAGCGATGGCGTATGGGACCCCATCTTCTGTCGAGGAGATCCTGCCGTACTATACCCATATCCGTCGCGGACGCCCGCCGGAACCGCAACAACTGCAAGAGTTGACTGAGCGCTACGAGGCGATCGGCGGTCTTTCGCCGCTCAATGAGATCACCGCTGCGCAGGCGCAAGGTTTGGAACGCACCTTACACGAACTGAATCCAGCGGCCGACTACCGCGTCTACACGGGCATGAAGCACGCACATCCGTTTATCGAAGAAACGGTACAGCAGATGGTCGCAGATGGCATCGAAGAAGCGATCGGCGTCGTCTGGGCTCCGCACTACTCGACGATGAGCATTGGCACCTACATCAAAAGCGCCGAAGAAGCGCGTGAAAAGTGGGGGGGACCACAGGCGATCTCCTATGTGGAAAGCTGGCACGTCCAACCGCTCTTCATCGACTCGACTGCGAAACGGGTAGCGGCGGCGCTCGCCCAGTTCCCAGCCGAGGAGCGCGCTTCCGTTCCGGTCGTCTTCACCGCGCACTCGCTCCCCGAGCGAATTTTGCAACTGGGTGATCCGTATCCGCGGCAGATCGAGGAGACGGGGGCTGCTGTGACCGCACAGATCGGCCACAACAACTGGTTCACCGGCTGGCAAAGCGCCGGAAGAACCCCTGAGCCGTGGCTCGGCCCGGACATCCTCGACGTGATTCGTGAGCAGCATGCCCAAGGCGTCACCTCCATCGTCATCTGCCCGGTCGGTTTCGTCTCCGACCATCTCGAAGTGCAGTACGACATCGACATCGAGGCCAAACAACTGGCCGACGAGCTCGGCATGAAGCTGGTGCGCGTGGCAAGTCCGAACGACGAACCGCTGTTTTTACAGGCGGTAGCGACTGCCGTGCTCGAACAAGCCAAAAAGGGATGA
- the hemY gene encoding protoporphyrinogen oxidase has product MEQQQVKTVVVIGGGITGMSTAYYLEQKAREQGIALQVYLLEADDKLGGKVQTVRRDGFVIEAGPDSFLARKPAGVKLCRELGIDDELVGTNPNARKTYILHQGKLHRIPQGLNIGVPTQFVPFATTGLLSWGGKLRAGLDLIKPKSERKGDESLGAFLERRLGNEVVDRLAEPLLAGIYAGDLRKLSMRATFPQYEQLEQKYGSLIRGMLAQAKEAKAQANAATQAEGAAAVRPLPNSVFLTFNTGLHRLIERLEAAYEHTEVRKNTRVEQVEARTEGGYSVRMDNGSTLEADAVVITTSTYDAAGILPSSFSAKTQLTHVPYVSVATVVFAFDQGVIDFPFDASGFVVPKKEGRTITAATWTSSKWLHTAQDGKVLMRFYVGRGGDEAIVDEPDEEIIRRVRIDLKETMGITADPSFSIVTRWRRAMPQYTVGHLDRIKTFVEQAESEMPGVYFAGGGYTGLGIPDCIAQGTTTAEQVLAAFKR; this is encoded by the coding sequence ATGGAACAACAACAGGTCAAAACGGTCGTCGTGATCGGCGGCGGCATCACTGGGATGAGCACCGCCTACTATCTCGAACAGAAAGCGCGTGAACAAGGCATCGCCCTGCAAGTCTACCTGCTTGAAGCGGACGACAAGCTCGGCGGTAAAGTGCAGACGGTGCGTCGCGACGGATTTGTGATCGAAGCAGGTCCCGACTCCTTTCTGGCCCGCAAACCGGCGGGGGTTAAGCTCTGCCGCGAACTGGGCATCGACGATGAACTGGTTGGCACCAACCCGAATGCTCGCAAGACCTACATCCTGCACCAAGGCAAATTGCATCGCATTCCGCAGGGGCTGAACATCGGTGTACCCACCCAGTTCGTACCGTTTGCAACAACGGGGCTCCTCTCCTGGGGCGGCAAACTCCGCGCCGGACTCGACCTGATCAAGCCGAAAAGCGAGCGCAAGGGCGACGAGTCGCTCGGTGCCTTTTTAGAGCGGCGGCTGGGCAATGAAGTGGTCGATCGTCTCGCGGAGCCGTTGTTGGCGGGCATCTACGCCGGAGACTTGCGTAAGCTGTCGATGCGAGCCACCTTCCCGCAGTATGAACAGCTCGAACAAAAATATGGCAGTCTGATTCGCGGCATGCTTGCCCAAGCCAAGGAGGCCAAAGCACAAGCGAACGCCGCCACGCAAGCGGAAGGGGCCGCCGCCGTGCGCCCGCTGCCAAACTCTGTGTTCCTGACCTTCAATACGGGTCTGCATCGCTTGATCGAACGTCTCGAAGCGGCTTACGAGCACACCGAAGTACGCAAGAACACACGGGTCGAGCAGGTGGAAGCGCGAACAGAAGGTGGCTACTCTGTCCGCATGGATAACGGTAGTACGCTGGAAGCGGACGCAGTGGTGATCACCACGTCGACCTACGATGCGGCGGGTATTCTGCCGTCCTCCTTCAGCGCCAAGACGCAGCTCACCCATGTGCCGTACGTGTCGGTGGCAACGGTCGTCTTCGCCTTTGATCAAGGCGTGATCGACTTCCCGTTTGACGCCAGCGGATTTGTCGTGCCGAAAAAAGAAGGCCGCACGATCACGGCAGCCACGTGGACCTCATCCAAATGGTTGCACACCGCCCAAGACGGTAAAGTGTTGATGCGCTTTTACGTCGGGCGGGGTGGTGATGAAGCGATCGTCGATGAGCCAGATGAAGAGATCATCCGCCGCGTGCGCATAGACCTAAAGGAAACGATGGGCATCACCGCCGATCCGTCGTTCTCGATCGTCACCCGTTGGCGGCGCGCGATGCCGCAGTATACGGTCGGTCATCTCGACCGCATCAAGACATTTGTCGAGCAGGCGGAGAGCGAAATGCCCGGCGTTTACTTTGCCGGGGGAGGCTATACCGGGCTTGGCATCCCCGATTGCATCGCACAGGGGACGACTACGGCTGAGCAAGTATTGGCCGCTTTCAAACGATAG